The following proteins are encoded in a genomic region of Hirundo rustica isolate bHirRus1 chromosome 3, bHirRus1.pri.v3, whole genome shotgun sequence:
- the LOC120750260 gene encoding integrator complex subunit 7-like, whose product MEEFRNLATRYGDLINVRQQQSCLLISHAIEALILDPESASFQECSSNGTAHVESEYERRMMSVFNHVLEEVESLNRKYAPVSYLHTACLCNAVIALLQVPLSFQRYFFQKLQSTSIKLALSPSPRNPAEPIAVQNNQQLALKVEGVVQHGSKPGLFRKIQSVCLNVSSVLQSKSGQDYKIPIDNMTNEMEQRVEPHNDYFSTQFLLNFVILGTHNITVESSVIDSNGIVWKTGPKTTIFVKSLEDPYSQQVRLQQQQGQPPSQQQQQQRTAYSRF is encoded by the exons ATGGAGGAATTCCGAAACCTGGCCACACGCTATGGAGATCT TATTAATGTCAGacaacagcagagctgcctgttgATTTCACATGCAATAGAAGCTCTGATTTTGGATCCAGAGTCTGCAAG tttccagGAATGTAGCTCAAATGGAACAGCTCATGTTGAAAGCGAATATGAAAGAAGGATGATGTCTGTATTTAATCATGTACTAGAGGAAGTGGAATCCCTCAACAGGAAGTATGCTCCTGTGTCTTACTTG CATACAGCTTGTCTGTGCAACGCTGTCATTGCCTTGTTGCAGGTGCCCCTTTCATTTCAAAGGTACTTTTTCCAAAAGCTGCAGTCTACAAGTATTAAG CTCGCTCTATCCCCATCTCCAAGGAACCCAGCAGAGCCTATAGCAGTACAGAACAACCAGCAGTTGGCCCTCAAGGTGGAAGGAGTGGTTCAGCACGGATCCAAGCCAGGCCTTTTCCGTAAAATCCAGTCCGTCTGTCTGAATGTCtcctcagtgctgcagagcaaatCTGGACAAGACTATAAG ATTCCTATTGACAACATGACCAACGAAATGGAGCAGAGGGTGGAACCGCACAACGACTACTTCAGCACTCAGTTCCTGTTAAACTTTGTGATCCTTGGCACCCACAACATCACAGTGGAGTCCTCTGTGATAGATTCAAATGGCATTGTCTGGAAAACTGGGCCTAAAACAACTATTTTTGTTAAGTCTCTCGAGGATCCGTACTCTCAGCAGGTTcgtctccagcagcagcaggggcagcctccatcccagcagcagcagcagcagagaaccGCCTACTCACGCTTCTGA